The genomic segment GAGAAAATCATTCTGACGGGTAATCCCGTGCGTCAGGATTTGCTGGAATCTACACACTCTAAGGCAGAAGCCGTAAAAGCTTTTGGACTTGACCCGGCGAAGAAAACCGTGCTTCTCGTTGGCGGAAGCTTGGGAGCAAGAACAATGAATGAAAGCGTTTTACAGCATCTTGATGCAATAGCAGAGAGTTCAGTACAGATGATATGGCAGACTGGTAAGTATTATTACTCCGCCATGACGGAAGAGTTGAAAAAGCATCAGCCAATAGAAAATCTTAAAGTGCTGGACTTTGTCAGCGATATGGGAGCGGCTTACAAGGCTGCAGATTTGGTGGTCAGCCGTGCAGGTGCAAGCAGCATCAGCGAATTCTGTCTGATAGGGAAGCCTGTCATTCTCGTTCCGAGTCCGAACGTTGCAGAAGATCATCAGACGAAAAATGCGATGGCACTTGTGAATAAGAATGCAGCCTTGTATGTGAAGGATGTTGAGGCACGGGAACAGTTGATACCATTAGCAATTGAAACGGTTCAGAATGAACAGAAGTTGCACGAACTGAGCGAGCAGATCTTGAAGATGGCATTGCCGGGCTCTGCAGAAATCATTGCCGACGAGGTGATCCGTTTAGCAGAAAGACGAAGAGGATGAGTTTTGGAAAAGACATAAAAGCAGTGTACTTTATCGGTGCGGGAGGTATCGGTATGAGTGCGTTGGTGCGCTATTTCATCAGTCATGGGATGGTCGTGGCTGGATATGATAAGACCAGTTCGGAACTGACCGTCCAGCTTGAAAAAGAAGGAGCCTTGTTGCATTACGAGGAAAATGTGGACATGATTCCGCATGCATGCCGTGATGCACAATCCACGCTGGTTGTCTATACGCCGGCAGTGCCTGCAGACCATAAAGAGCTTGTGTTTTTCCGCGAAAACGGCTTTAAGGTGGAGAAGCGGGCACAGGTTCTGGGCAGATTAACGCAACACCATAAAGGTTTGTGTTTTGCCGGAACGCATGGGAAGACCACAACCTCTGCCATGTGTGCACACATCATGCACCAGAGTCAGATTGACTGTAATGCTTTCTTGGGCGGCATCTTGAAAAACTACCACACCAACTATATTCTTTCGAAAAGCAATTACGTTGTTGTGGAGGCTGACGAGTTTGACCGTTCGTTCCATTGGCTGCGTCCGTGGATTGCCGTTGTCACTTCAACCGATCCAGACCATTTGGACATCTACGGGACAAAAGAGGCTTACTTGGAGAGTTTTCGCCATTATACGACGCTCATCCAGCCTAGTGGTGCACTTGTGATTCGCAAGGGTGTGGAGATGAAACCTGCCGTGCAAGAAGGCGTTCGTGTGTTTGAATATGGTCTGGATGAAGGTGAGTTTCGGGCAGAAAATATTGTGATAGACAATGGAGAAATCACGTTCGATTTTGTGTCACCGATAGAAAATATTCCCGGCATTCAGTTGGGACAACCCGTCACCATCAACATTGAGAATGGAATCGCTGCGATGGCTGTAGCGCAGTTGTGTGGTTGTACGGCGGCAGAGTTGCGATATGGCATGAAAACCTATGGAGGCGTGGAGCGTCGTTTCGATTTCAAGATTAAGGACGATCGTCATGTGTTTCTTAGCGATTATGCCCATCATCCTAAAGAGATTTACCAGAGTGCGAAAAGCATTCGTGAACTATATAGAAACAGGACAATAACAGCGATATTCCAACCGCACCTCTATACACGGACGAGAGACTTCTATCGGGAATTTGCCGATGCGTTGAGTCAGCTTGACGAGGTAATACTGTGCGATATCTATCCAGCTCGGGAAGAGCCGATTCCCGGTGTGACATCGAAGTTGATTTATGACCACCTACGGGAAGGTGTGAAGAAACAACTGATACGGAAAGATGAGGTCTTGGAGCTGGTGAAAAACCGCGACTTTGACGTGCTGATGGTGCTTGGAGCCGGTGATTTGGATAATTACGTACCGCAAATTAAGAAACTATTAGAAGAGAAATAGAATGCCATTTTGGAGGAAAACCACAATTGTCGTACTGGATGTCGTGCTCGCCATCTATCTCGTATTTGCCATCGTCTCGTTCAACAAACCTGATGAGGAAGGAAAGACGTGCGCAAAGGTGAACATCAATGTGGCAGACGAAATGACGAACGGTTTTCTTAGTGCTGGAGAAATAAAGAATATCCTTGTGCGCAACAAGATCTATCCATGGCAGAAGCCTGTCAGTCAGATCAGCATGCGCAAGATAGAAGAAGAACTGAAAGAAAGTCCGTTTGTCAATACGGCAGAGTGTTATAAGACGCAGAATGGGG from the Prevotella sp. Rep29 genome contains:
- the murG gene encoding undecaprenyldiphospho-muramoylpentapeptide beta-N-acetylglucosaminyltransferase is translated as MERNLKVIISGGGTGGHIFPAISIANAIKAKQPGAEILFVGALGRMEMQRVPAAGYEIKGLPICGFDRKNLLKNVSVLFKIWKSQRLAKKIIKEFQPQVAVGVGGYASGPTLNKAAAMGIPCIIQEQNSYAGVTNKLLAKKAEKICVAYEGMERFFPAEKIILTGNPVRQDLLESTHSKAEAVKAFGLDPAKKTVLLVGGSLGARTMNESVLQHLDAIAESSVQMIWQTGKYYYSAMTEELKKHQPIENLKVLDFVSDMGAAYKAADLVVSRAGASSISEFCLIGKPVILVPSPNVAEDHQTKNAMALVNKNAALYVKDVEAREQLIPLAIETVQNEQKLHELSEQILKMALPGSAEIIADEVIRLAERRRG
- the murC gene encoding UDP-N-acetylmuramate--L-alanine ligase, producing MSFGKDIKAVYFIGAGGIGMSALVRYFISHGMVVAGYDKTSSELTVQLEKEGALLHYEENVDMIPHACRDAQSTLVVYTPAVPADHKELVFFRENGFKVEKRAQVLGRLTQHHKGLCFAGTHGKTTTSAMCAHIMHQSQIDCNAFLGGILKNYHTNYILSKSNYVVVEADEFDRSFHWLRPWIAVVTSTDPDHLDIYGTKEAYLESFRHYTTLIQPSGALVIRKGVEMKPAVQEGVRVFEYGLDEGEFRAENIVIDNGEITFDFVSPIENIPGIQLGQPVTINIENGIAAMAVAQLCGCTAAELRYGMKTYGGVERRFDFKIKDDRHVFLSDYAHHPKEIYQSAKSIRELYRNRTITAIFQPHLYTRTRDFYREFADALSQLDEVILCDIYPAREEPIPGVTSKLIYDHLREGVKKQLIRKDEVLELVKNRDFDVLMVLGAGDLDNYVPQIKKLLEEK